The Ruania alba genome has a window encoding:
- a CDS encoding DUF4194 domain-containing protein, with product MTDLEATTEDPFITPVAMEDDPDATFPGDRGVLDPAVRRVLVRLLQRRFLLADRNKEDWSVLMDNQQVVESRLHDVFVRLIVDVERGVAYKQQVRSEDLEVPILLRDEAYSQAETLVLVYLRTVYQRESTAGERSARVDVEEVEQTVLTYFPDADGDIARRQRAVRAALGRLRQDGIVEEESEGRYLISPLVEIVMSADRLREFTTWLRDQTQPEQKPDHTVPDHTQPETAS from the coding sequence ATGACTGACCTTGAGGCGACCACCGAGGATCCGTTCATCACCCCCGTGGCGATGGAGGACGACCCCGACGCGACCTTCCCCGGCGACCGCGGCGTGCTAGACCCTGCCGTGCGCCGGGTCCTCGTGCGCCTGCTGCAACGGCGTTTCCTGCTTGCCGACCGGAACAAGGAGGACTGGTCCGTCCTGATGGACAACCAGCAGGTGGTCGAGTCGCGTCTGCACGATGTGTTCGTGCGCCTCATCGTCGACGTCGAACGTGGCGTGGCGTACAAGCAGCAGGTGCGCTCGGAGGACCTCGAGGTGCCCATCCTGCTGCGCGACGAGGCGTACTCGCAGGCCGAGACGCTCGTGCTCGTCTACCTGCGCACGGTCTACCAGCGCGAGTCGACGGCGGGAGAGCGGTCCGCGCGCGTGGACGTGGAGGAGGTCGAGCAGACCGTGCTCACCTACTTCCCGGACGCCGACGGCGATATCGCCCGCCGCCAGCGGGCGGTCCGGGCAGCGCTCGGTCGCCTGCGCCAGGACGGCATCGTCGAGGAGGAGTCCGAAGGGCGCTATCTGATCAGCCCGCTCGTGGAGATCGTGATGAGCGCCGACAGGTTGCGCGAGTTCACCACCTGGCTGCGCGATCAGACCCAACCGGAGCAGAAGCCCGACCACACCGTGCCCGACCACACCCAGCCGGAGACCGCCTCGTGA
- a CDS encoding SDR family NAD(P)-dependent oxidoreductase: protein MTAQQHTLAGRRVIVTGGGVGIGLGITRRFARAGARVAITTHSRPARGVVEALAADGIEVIGAQLDARDSAEVDRVVDDLTAQLGGLDVLVNNAGGLIARHPIAQMSDEHWHQVMTLNVTSVFYASRAALRHLGDGGRILTISSLAGKNGGGNGSAAYATAKSALDGFTRALAKEAAPAGITVNAIAPGLILDTPFHETFTPPEAQQHTIDGIPVGRAGYPDDVAAAAEFYARADSGFTTGTSLDLNGGAFFS from the coding sequence GTGACTGCTCAGCAGCACACCCTGGCAGGGCGACGCGTGATTGTGACCGGAGGCGGGGTCGGGATCGGCCTGGGCATCACCCGGCGGTTCGCTCGCGCCGGTGCACGCGTGGCGATCACCACCCACTCTCGGCCCGCCCGCGGCGTGGTCGAGGCGCTCGCAGCGGACGGGATCGAGGTGATCGGTGCCCAGCTGGACGCCCGGGACAGCGCCGAGGTGGACCGCGTGGTCGACGATCTGACCGCGCAGCTCGGCGGCCTGGATGTGCTGGTCAACAACGCCGGCGGACTCATCGCCCGCCACCCGATAGCGCAGATGAGTGACGAACACTGGCACCAGGTGATGACCCTCAACGTCACGTCCGTGTTCTACGCCAGCCGTGCCGCGCTGCGACACCTCGGCGACGGTGGCCGGATCCTCACCATCTCCTCTCTGGCCGGCAAGAATGGCGGCGGCAATGGATCAGCTGCCTATGCCACTGCCAAGTCCGCTCTCGACGGCTTCACCCGTGCGCTGGCGAAGGAAGCCGCACCGGCGGGCATCACCGTGAACGCCATCGCCCCCGGCCTCATCCTCGACACCCCGTTCCACGAGACGTTCACTCCACCAGAGGCGCAGCAGCACACGATCGACGGAATCCCGGTGGGCCGGGCTGGATACCCCGATGACGTCGCCGCCGCGGCCGAGTTCTATGCGCGAGCGGACTCCGGGTTCACCACGGGCACCTCGCTCGACCTCAACGGGGGCGCGTTCTTCAGCTAG
- a CDS encoding ATP-binding protein, with translation MKPLIPRHLLATGRDLLDTFPAVVVQGARQVGKSTFAQMLAADRAHAQVALDDVDTQEASQIDPRAFVTQAGDGLLIIDEIQRDPSLLLAIKSAIDTDRRPGRFLLTGSSDLLRLSRTPDSLAGRAVTLDLHGLSQGEILGQRDDFAAWVHASAGKLGGADSPWDREDYVAAIVRGSFPELQLLNARHRGVWLDSYLDRLLTRDVGDVSRGLSSDRLDAVLRLVAANQGGELVPARLASELSIPRSSISAYLSALSTLYLTHDLPPWRANLTKREVGRRKVSVADAGLAARLARLHLDTLTQLTAAPVLGMQLEAFVVGELTAQRGWSSSEFDLYHFRDRNGLEVDVVIEFADGSVFLIEVKATSTYRSEHTRGMRALADRIGTRFIGGAVLGLSTHRRQLADRIWGLPITTLWSHE, from the coding sequence GTGAAGCCGCTGATACCACGCCACCTCCTCGCTACGGGGCGAGACCTGCTGGATACCTTTCCAGCCGTCGTCGTCCAGGGTGCACGGCAAGTCGGAAAGAGCACCTTCGCCCAGATGTTGGCGGCCGACCGCGCGCACGCCCAAGTCGCCCTCGACGATGTTGACACCCAGGAGGCTTCGCAGATCGATCCGCGAGCCTTCGTCACCCAGGCGGGTGATGGCCTCCTGATCATCGACGAGATCCAGCGCGACCCGTCCCTCCTGCTGGCGATCAAGTCGGCGATCGACACCGACCGTCGCCCTGGACGATTCCTGCTCACGGGTTCGTCCGACCTTCTGAGGCTTTCGCGGACGCCGGACTCCCTCGCGGGGCGAGCGGTCACGCTGGACCTTCACGGCCTCTCCCAGGGGGAGATTCTCGGCCAGCGCGACGATTTCGCTGCGTGGGTGCACGCCAGTGCAGGAAAACTGGGCGGGGCGGATTCTCCATGGGACCGTGAAGACTATGTGGCCGCGATCGTCCGCGGCAGCTTCCCCGAGCTGCAGCTCCTGAACGCGCGGCACCGAGGGGTGTGGCTGGACAGCTACCTCGATCGGCTGCTGACGCGCGACGTGGGTGATGTCTCACGCGGACTCTCCAGCGACCGTCTGGATGCCGTGCTGCGACTCGTGGCCGCCAATCAGGGTGGCGAACTCGTGCCCGCACGGCTGGCGAGCGAGCTGTCCATCCCCCGATCCTCCATCTCCGCTTATCTCTCGGCGCTGTCCACGCTGTACCTCACCCACGATCTCCCACCCTGGCGGGCCAACCTCACCAAACGTGAGGTCGGGCGCCGGAAGGTGTCCGTGGCGGATGCAGGTCTCGCTGCACGACTCGCGCGTCTGCACCTGGACACCCTCACCCAGCTGACCGCAGCACCGGTGCTCGGGATGCAGCTCGAAGCGTTCGTCGTCGGGGAACTGACCGCCCAACGTGGCTGGTCCTCGAGCGAATTCGACCTGTACCACTTCCGCGACCGCAACGGCCTGGAAGTTGACGTGGTCATCGAGTTCGCCGACGGCTCGGTCTTCCTCATCGAGGTGAAGGCCACCAGCACCTACCGCAGCGAGCACACGCGTGGGATGCGCGCTCTCGCCGACAGGATCGGCACTCGGTTCATCGGCGGAGCCGTCCTGGGTCTGTCCACCCACAGACGTCAGCTCGCCGACCGCATCTGGGGGCTGCCGATCACCACGCTGTGGTCCCACGAGTGA
- a CDS encoding CGNR zinc finger domain-containing protein: MRTEYPDFRLGSVLATSFTATLTERRGDAVERIPTPQRLTDWLAVNGLAVESCTTAQLARARELREAIHAAATAAAIDDELPASAVRVINDCSAQGLAAAILTPERNRQWRLSSTSAVEDALSVIAADAISIIAGERDGRLALCSSPTCQAAFFDTSRSRTRRWCDMNTCGNRHKKARFNANRRKKSS, encoded by the coding sequence ATGCGCACTGAGTACCCCGACTTCCGCCTCGGTAGCGTGCTGGCGACCAGCTTCACGGCGACGCTGACGGAGCGTCGTGGCGACGCAGTGGAGCGCATCCCCACACCGCAGCGACTCACCGACTGGCTGGCGGTGAACGGCCTCGCCGTGGAGTCCTGCACCACCGCCCAGCTCGCGCGCGCTCGGGAGTTGCGAGAAGCGATTCACGCCGCTGCAACAGCGGCCGCGATCGACGATGAACTCCCGGCGTCCGCTGTGCGCGTCATCAATGACTGCAGCGCTCAGGGGCTAGCCGCGGCCATCCTGACGCCCGAGAGGAACCGGCAGTGGCGGCTCAGCTCGACCTCTGCCGTGGAGGATGCGCTCAGCGTCATCGCCGCCGACGCGATCAGCATCATCGCCGGCGAGCGAGACGGACGATTGGCCCTCTGTTCATCGCCCACCTGCCAGGCCGCCTTCTTCGACACCAGCCGGAGCCGTACCCGCAGATGGTGCGACATGAACACGTGTGGGAATCGCCACAAGAAGGCACGCTTCAATGCGAACCGGCGCAAGAAGTCCAGCTAG
- a CDS encoding DUF3375 domain-containing protein, with protein MNHSRAAGAYQRAALAFRNPTLDLLHGRYAPFVVATLSLVFTAERTAVAISDAHVEVAEIVDELRAAGYDEDERRLPAGNGREICRYWVRVGWLVPQIKDDVEVYRLSAQAVGALEIAGRAGGGRARVSRSRVRTLLDSIDALARDAEADPEKRRARLLADRAAIDAELAELDDDHVEPADDEQLLEEAENVLHLTRELPADFSRVAESIAAMQRDVVADLRRDVRPAGEVLREYLHRGQHIMQSTSEGRAFSGALRLIGDPDRIDELTDQLHRLLAQPFARLMARDQQAELAAIARRVEQGVEEVLTAQRRASHVITAQVRTHDPIRDREVDDLLRGAMSALQEWTRHAGSAEKVEPLRGFPVAHVADLRRSLSDLSPSRVPAWLATDEEEPEFVGGDSRDWGGPAYPELEAYAATLGPEFDLATAFAGASDATRRPVDLVGLLEIAHRRGMSENDELSVVEALRPDGTTRRFAFGAVTARTVEDLADD; from the coding sequence ATGAACCACTCGCGCGCTGCGGGCGCATACCAGCGCGCCGCCCTGGCCTTCCGCAACCCGACGCTCGACCTCCTGCACGGCCGGTACGCACCCTTCGTCGTCGCGACCCTGTCGCTGGTTTTCACGGCCGAGCGCACCGCGGTTGCGATCAGTGATGCGCACGTCGAGGTCGCCGAGATCGTCGACGAGCTGCGCGCGGCCGGCTATGACGAGGACGAGCGCCGCCTCCCGGCGGGCAACGGTCGCGAGATCTGCCGGTACTGGGTGCGGGTGGGCTGGCTCGTGCCGCAGATCAAGGATGACGTCGAGGTGTACCGTCTCTCGGCGCAGGCAGTGGGCGCCCTCGAGATCGCCGGACGGGCGGGCGGCGGCCGCGCACGCGTGTCGCGCTCGCGGGTACGCACGCTGCTCGACTCGATCGACGCGCTCGCCCGCGACGCCGAGGCCGATCCGGAGAAGCGCCGGGCCCGGCTCTTGGCTGACCGCGCGGCCATCGACGCTGAGCTCGCCGAGCTCGACGATGACCACGTCGAGCCAGCCGACGACGAGCAGCTCCTCGAAGAAGCCGAGAACGTGCTCCACCTGACGCGTGAGCTTCCGGCGGACTTCTCCCGTGTGGCGGAGTCGATCGCCGCCATGCAGCGCGACGTCGTCGCTGATCTGCGCCGCGACGTACGCCCGGCCGGTGAGGTGCTGCGGGAGTACCTCCATCGCGGACAGCACATCATGCAGTCCACATCCGAGGGGCGGGCCTTCTCCGGTGCGTTGCGTCTCATCGGGGACCCGGACCGGATCGACGAGCTCACCGACCAGCTCCACCGGCTGCTCGCGCAGCCGTTCGCCCGACTGATGGCGAGGGACCAGCAAGCCGAGCTCGCTGCGATCGCCCGGCGCGTCGAACAAGGCGTGGAGGAGGTGCTCACCGCACAGCGGCGCGCCTCCCACGTGATCACTGCCCAGGTGCGCACGCACGACCCGATCCGCGACCGGGAGGTCGACGATCTGCTCCGCGGTGCGATGTCCGCGTTGCAGGAGTGGACCCGGCACGCCGGATCGGCGGAGAAGGTGGAGCCGCTGCGCGGTTTCCCCGTGGCGCACGTGGCGGACCTGCGCCGCTCGCTCAGCGACCTGAGTCCATCCCGCGTGCCGGCCTGGCTCGCTACCGACGAGGAGGAACCGGAGTTCGTCGGCGGGGATTCCCGCGACTGGGGCGGCCCCGCTTACCCCGAGCTCGAGGCGTACGCTGCCACCCTCGGACCCGAGTTCGATCTGGCCACCGCCTTCGCCGGGGCGTCCGATGCGACCCGGCGCCCCGTTGATCTCGTGGGACTGCTCGAGATCGCCCATCGCCGTGGCATGTCCGAGAATGATGAGCTTTCCGTCGTCGAGGCGCTGCGCCCCGACGGCACGACGCGCCGATTCGCCTTCGGAGCCGTCACCGCCCGCACCGTGGAGGACCTAGCCGATGACTGA
- a CDS encoding epoxide hydrolase family protein: protein MSSPSSDVHGFEAHATDADLTDLRARLAAARLPEAETVYRAAPHSRRWDQGVPLADLIDVVNYWRTEYDWRSFEDRLNRLGQFRTTIEGLGIHFLHHRSPRADATPLLMTHGWPGSIAEFTHVIDELADPRDAAAPAFHIVAPSLPGFGYSDKPDTTGWGTEKIAAAWVELMGRLGYGTFLAHGGDWGGNITTVLGGRFPDQVLGIHSTFAQGPPGLTTDGLTALERTWAENTRDFWSQRAAYAKQQATRPQTIGYSLVDSPVGLLAWILDKFAEWSDTTDSPFETISRDSILDDVTLYWLTRTGASAARIYYESHASLDPELRVDVPSAITMYPADIEKCPRPWAQERYRRIVRWNSAESGGHFPSLEVPEYFVKDLQEGLAAVLGVHR, encoded by the coding sequence ATGTCCAGTCCGAGCAGCGACGTGCACGGATTCGAAGCTCACGCCACCGATGCTGACCTCACCGATCTGCGCGCGCGCCTGGCCGCGGCGCGGCTGCCTGAGGCGGAGACGGTCTACCGCGCTGCGCCCCACTCGCGCCGCTGGGACCAGGGTGTTCCGCTGGCTGACCTGATCGATGTGGTGAACTACTGGCGTACCGAGTACGACTGGCGGTCGTTCGAAGATCGCCTCAACCGCCTCGGCCAGTTCCGCACGACGATCGAGGGACTGGGTATCCATTTCCTGCACCACCGATCCCCGCGCGCAGACGCCACACCGCTGCTCATGACCCACGGCTGGCCCGGCAGCATCGCCGAGTTCACCCACGTCATCGACGAGCTGGCGGACCCGAGAGATGCAGCCGCCCCGGCGTTCCACATCGTGGCTCCTTCACTCCCCGGCTTCGGCTACAGCGACAAGCCGGACACCACCGGGTGGGGCACCGAGAAGATCGCGGCAGCATGGGTCGAGCTGATGGGAAGGCTCGGCTACGGCACATTCCTGGCCCACGGCGGCGACTGGGGAGGCAATATCACCACGGTGCTCGGCGGCAGATTCCCGGACCAGGTTCTCGGGATCCATTCGACGTTCGCGCAGGGGCCACCCGGGTTGACAACGGATGGGCTGACTGCGCTCGAGCGCACGTGGGCCGAGAACACTCGCGATTTCTGGAGCCAGCGCGCGGCCTACGCGAAGCAGCAGGCCACCCGGCCGCAGACCATTGGCTATTCGCTGGTGGACTCCCCGGTCGGGCTGCTTGCCTGGATCCTGGACAAGTTCGCCGAGTGGTCCGACACCACCGACAGCCCGTTCGAAACGATCTCCCGAGACAGCATTCTCGACGACGTCACCCTGTACTGGCTCACGCGCACCGGGGCATCGGCGGCGCGTATCTACTACGAAAGCCACGCCTCACTCGATCCCGAACTGCGGGTCGACGTCCCGTCAGCGATCACGATGTACCCCGCGGACATTGAGAAGTGCCCTCGCCCCTGGGCGCAGGAGCGGTACCGGCGCATAGTCCGATGGAACTCGGCCGAGTCCGGTGGACACTTCCCCTCGCTGGAGGTTCCCGAGTACTTCGTCAAGGATCTCCAGGAGGGTCTCGCGGCAGTGCTCGGCGTCCATCGGTGA
- a CDS encoding ATP-binding protein, with protein sequence MTMLDTLFGMIPATSRGQQWVADELQLVNWGGYEGVHRVKLSSDATLLVGGSGSGKSTLMDAYIALMMPHTTPFNGASNGGVTGRPRGQDQRNIVSYGRGKIDESRTEDGTQVRVLRGDGEDTWTAVAMTWIDHDGSRFTAVRAWYIPAGARLVDDTVKVRATTDGDFDLSTLETAAMHRLADAAVAATGLDTVPTDREFTARLHAVLGIGAAGAGHKAMSLLARIQAGQQITTVDELYKRMVLEEPETLATADAVVSHFDELESTRERMVTARKQVRTLEPIREMKARIVAAADRLRLIDEVGRFTDPESPATLWRAQKRLGLLRDVEAELQSRKRAADDTARAARVQVDAAEQQRDALAELLRAAGGDRLVTAERELRSAERHAEEVARERERFDQILDGIGATVETAKQFDALVAQARGSLDDPRAKDTAREAWAAARQRTGEIDQELRELEAEAAQAGEHDGAIPTAQHEARTLLAEAAGLDLADLPFVGELIEVRTEFEPWRDAFNLALGGFATTLLIDHAHLDRFRRAIDSVPTRVRLRYEGVHTGSPRLPELDPRRLPGRLDFRESPFTGWLQDRLDQRFGFLCVDSAAEMARHDMAVTISGQISQGARGAHGGHGRRNVIGFSNHRRLDELSKAITDAQTRRTAALEAQQRAAEALDELDARHTAYGKIVELTWAHVDAASADAGRDRWSGLINEISTGNPEITKLQRQLAEVKTTLSMLMTSAARADGEVERLGEQWALITDQVDDAQLLLDRAESAERTLTEDQSGYLEERFAVVAPVEGASRAHELERFDLALENASRLLAEDQLTAQTTLSEQRDALQRTFESFLESWPNPNLRADPDTSYGDFERILTELETSGLHQLEAEWKDSLLQLSGNDLTNLDSTLGRALREIRDRIQPINQIMADLPFYDDAHRLQIAARETSSEARRRFRRELREVRGLIDSAETDTDREAVYGRMARLIARMRRSAPDFAELVDVRNHVRISAEKVHADTGEHAALYDHIGEKSGGESQELIAFIVGAALRYQLGDPDSERPRYAPVFLDEALIKADAHFTKRAIGAWRGLGFQLIIGAPNDKYSAIEPHVDVEYDILKDTRGRSWAKPKVALVG encoded by the coding sequence GTGACCATGCTCGACACCCTCTTCGGGATGATCCCTGCCACCAGCCGTGGCCAGCAGTGGGTCGCGGACGAGCTCCAGCTCGTCAACTGGGGCGGCTATGAGGGCGTCCACCGGGTGAAGCTCTCGTCCGACGCCACGCTGCTCGTCGGCGGCTCTGGATCCGGCAAATCGACCCTCATGGACGCCTACATCGCGCTCATGATGCCGCACACCACCCCGTTCAACGGTGCATCCAACGGCGGGGTGACCGGCAGGCCGCGCGGTCAGGACCAGCGCAACATCGTCTCCTACGGTCGCGGAAAGATCGACGAGTCCCGCACCGAGGACGGCACCCAGGTGCGCGTGCTGCGCGGCGACGGTGAGGACACCTGGACCGCCGTCGCGATGACCTGGATCGACCACGACGGCTCCCGGTTCACCGCCGTACGCGCCTGGTACATCCCTGCCGGGGCGCGCCTGGTCGACGACACCGTGAAGGTACGCGCCACGACCGACGGCGACTTCGACCTGAGCACGCTCGAGACCGCAGCGATGCACCGGCTCGCCGATGCGGCCGTGGCCGCGACCGGGCTCGACACGGTGCCCACGGACCGGGAGTTCACCGCCCGGCTGCACGCGGTTCTCGGGATCGGCGCCGCCGGTGCCGGCCACAAGGCGATGAGCCTGCTCGCGCGCATCCAGGCCGGCCAACAGATCACCACCGTTGACGAGCTGTACAAGCGCATGGTCCTCGAGGAGCCCGAGACTCTCGCCACCGCCGATGCCGTGGTGAGCCACTTCGACGAGCTCGAGAGCACCCGTGAGCGCATGGTGACCGCGCGCAAGCAGGTCCGCACGCTGGAACCCATCCGTGAGATGAAGGCGCGCATCGTTGCCGCGGCCGACCGCCTGCGCTTGATCGACGAGGTCGGGCGCTTCACCGACCCGGAATCTCCCGCCACCTTGTGGCGTGCACAGAAGCGCCTCGGTCTGCTGCGGGACGTCGAAGCGGAGCTGCAGTCACGCAAGCGCGCGGCCGATGACACTGCTCGTGCCGCACGGGTGCAGGTGGATGCCGCCGAGCAGCAGCGCGATGCGCTCGCCGAGCTCCTGCGCGCCGCCGGTGGTGACCGATTGGTGACGGCGGAGCGAGAGTTGCGTAGTGCCGAACGCCACGCCGAGGAGGTCGCCAGAGAACGCGAGCGTTTCGATCAGATCCTCGACGGGATCGGTGCCACCGTCGAGACCGCCAAGCAGTTCGATGCTCTCGTTGCGCAGGCGCGGGGGAGTCTGGATGATCCGCGGGCGAAGGACACCGCGCGTGAGGCATGGGCCGCGGCACGGCAGCGGACTGGCGAGATCGACCAGGAGTTGCGCGAGCTGGAGGCGGAGGCGGCGCAGGCGGGGGAGCACGACGGCGCGATCCCGACGGCGCAGCACGAGGCCCGCACACTGCTCGCCGAGGCCGCCGGGCTCGACCTGGCGGACCTGCCGTTCGTCGGCGAGCTCATCGAGGTGCGCACCGAGTTCGAACCGTGGCGTGACGCCTTCAACCTCGCCCTCGGTGGATTCGCGACGACGCTGCTCATCGACCATGCGCACCTCGACCGGTTCCGCCGGGCGATCGACAGCGTGCCCACCCGCGTGCGGTTGCGCTATGAAGGGGTACACACCGGATCGCCGCGGCTGCCGGAGCTCGATCCGCGGCGCCTGCCCGGGCGCCTCGACTTCCGTGAGTCGCCGTTCACGGGGTGGCTGCAGGATCGCCTCGACCAGCGATTCGGGTTCCTGTGCGTGGACAGCGCGGCCGAGATGGCCCGCCACGACATGGCGGTGACGATCTCGGGGCAGATCTCGCAGGGTGCCCGCGGCGCGCACGGTGGGCACGGGCGCCGCAACGTGATTGGGTTCTCCAACCACCGTCGCCTCGACGAATTGTCGAAGGCGATCACCGACGCGCAGACCCGCCGCACGGCCGCACTCGAGGCGCAGCAGCGCGCCGCCGAGGCGCTGGATGAGCTTGATGCACGGCACACCGCCTACGGCAAGATCGTGGAGCTGACGTGGGCGCACGTCGATGCCGCATCCGCCGACGCCGGGCGGGACCGGTGGTCCGGACTGATCAACGAGATCTCGACGGGCAATCCCGAGATCACGAAGCTGCAGCGCCAGCTCGCCGAGGTGAAGACCACGCTGTCGATGCTGATGACCTCGGCCGCGCGCGCCGATGGTGAGGTGGAACGTCTCGGTGAGCAGTGGGCCCTCATCACCGACCAGGTTGATGACGCCCAACTGTTGCTCGATCGTGCCGAAAGCGCGGAGCGCACCCTCACCGAGGACCAGTCCGGGTATCTGGAGGAGCGGTTCGCGGTGGTCGCCCCGGTCGAGGGCGCGAGCCGGGCGCACGAGCTGGAGCGATTCGACCTCGCACTGGAGAACGCCTCACGCCTGCTGGCCGAGGACCAGCTCACCGCGCAAACGACGCTCTCGGAGCAGCGCGACGCCCTGCAGCGCACGTTCGAGTCGTTCCTGGAGAGTTGGCCGAACCCGAACCTTCGCGCCGACCCCGACACCTCCTACGGTGACTTCGAGCGGATCCTCACCGAACTCGAGACCAGCGGGCTGCATCAGCTCGAGGCGGAGTGGAAGGACAGCCTGCTGCAGCTGTCCGGCAACGACCTCACCAACCTTGACTCGACGCTCGGACGGGCGCTGCGGGAGATTCGTGACCGGATCCAGCCGATCAACCAGATCATGGCGGACCTCCCCTTCTACGACGACGCCCATCGCCTGCAGATCGCCGCACGTGAGACCTCCTCCGAAGCGCGCCGCCGCTTCCGCCGCGAGCTGCGCGAGGTACGCGGGCTCATCGACAGTGCCGAGACCGACACCGATCGGGAGGCCGTGTACGGCCGGATGGCGCGGCTGATCGCACGCATGCGGCGCTCGGCTCCCGATTTCGCCGAGCTCGTCGACGTGCGCAACCACGTACGGATCAGTGCGGAGAAGGTGCACGCTGACACGGGAGAGCACGCCGCCCTGTACGACCACATCGGCGAGAAGTCCGGTGGTGAGTCGCAGGAGCTGATCGCGTTCATCGTCGGCGCGGCGCTGCGCTACCAACTCGGGGACCCCGACTCCGAGCGCCCGCGCTACGCCCCGGTCTTCCTCGACGAGGCGCTCATCAAGGCCGACGCGCACTTCACGAAGCGGGCAATCGGCGCATGGCGGGGGCTGGGCTTCCAGCTGATCATCGGTGCGCCGAACGACAAGTACAGCGCGATCGAGCCCCACGTCGACGTGGAGTACGACATCCTCAAGGACACGCGCGGCCGGTCCTGGGCGAAGCCGAAGGTGGCGCTCGTCGGGTGA
- a CDS encoding carbohydrate deacetylase — protein MQRRLVITADDLGVDPETNATIVELLREGVVSATTLIPVASAAEDAVRRLKAAGLTQPRLHVTFSSARGLPAWRPLAPGVSTLTDREGMFALDPAHAERRATAADVARELLAQLDWMRQLGMRPAGLDSHSGTLYGLYGRSMAGQAVDFCAANGLDFRMPRKLSRTLGLTVRGLRRAHRSAVQQADTLRVRLPEVLASSWLPGTMVLSYGQLRAEVLHQLRRLPAGTSELITHPSPPSAAEWLPAAEARKRLWELRLLRDEVFHRALRRAGIEVVPAW, from the coding sequence ATGCAGCGCAGACTCGTGATCACCGCGGACGACCTCGGCGTCGATCCGGAGACGAACGCGACCATCGTCGAGTTGCTGCGCGAGGGCGTGGTCTCGGCGACCACGCTCATCCCGGTGGCCTCTGCTGCTGAGGACGCTGTCCGCCGACTCAAGGCAGCGGGCTTGACCCAGCCGCGTCTGCACGTCACGTTCTCCTCCGCTCGGGGACTGCCGGCCTGGCGCCCGCTCGCCCCTGGAGTGAGCACACTGACCGACCGGGAGGGGATGTTCGCGCTCGACCCGGCACACGCCGAGCGGCGCGCCACGGCGGCTGACGTCGCCCGCGAGCTACTCGCCCAGCTCGACTGGATGCGCCAGCTCGGGATGCGGCCGGCCGGGCTGGACTCGCACTCCGGCACCCTGTACGGACTGTACGGACGCTCGATGGCCGGCCAGGCAGTGGACTTCTGCGCCGCGAACGGTCTGGACTTCCGGATGCCCCGGAAGCTAAGCCGGACCCTGGGTCTCACTGTCCGCGGACTTCGCCGCGCCCATCGCAGCGCCGTGCAGCAAGCCGATACCTTGCGGGTGCGGCTGCCGGAGGTACTGGCGAGTTCCTGGCTGCCGGGCACGATGGTGCTCAGCTACGGGCAGTTGCGCGCCGAGGTGCTGCACCAGCTGCGTCGCCTGCCCGCCGGGACCTCGGAACTGATCACGCACCCGTCCCCGCCCTCGGCTGCGGAGTGGCTGCCTGCAGCGGAAGCGCGCAAGCGGCTCTGGGAGCTGCGCCTGCTCCGCGACGAGGTGTTCCACCGGGCGCTGCGGCGCGCCGGTATCGAGGTTGTTCCGGCCTGGTAG